Proteins found in one Pseudomonas marvdashtae genomic segment:
- a CDS encoding feruloyl-CoA synthase: protein MSSEFRSSSRPEPVRYRQVSIGHPAVEVREEQGVLHMRSLEPLAPLPARLLDRLVHWAQVRPDQTFIAAREDKGEWRHVSYAQMLDSVRAIAQGLLAYGLSAEKPLALLSGNDIEHLQMALGAMYAGIPYCPVSPAYSLLSQDFAKLRHVCDVLQPGLVFVSDAAPFERAVNAVLRAEIPLITLRGEMAGRGRTSFASLLAEPGGIEAERAFAATGPDSIAKFLFTSGSTKLPKAVITTQRMLCANQQMLLQTFPVFGEEPPVLVDWLPWNHTFGGSHNVGIVLYNGGTFYLDDGKPTVQGFAETLRNLKEISPTAYLTVPKGWEELVSALEQDAELRERFFKRISLFFFAAAGLSQSTWDRLDKVAEQHCGERIRMMAGLGMTEASPSCTFTTGPLSMAGYIGLPAPGCEVRMVPVDGKFEGRFRGPHIMPGYWRSPEQTAEVFDQDGFYCSGDAIKLADPANPQLGLMFDGRIAEDFKLSSGVFVSVGPLRNRAVLEGTPYVQDLVVTAPDRPCLGALVLPRLHECRRLSGLGPKASDAEVLASAPVRQWFADWLRRLNREANGNASRVEWIALLDEPASIDRGEITDKGSINQRAVLQWRAAKVEALYRGEDPTILRAGPVG, encoded by the coding sequence GTGAGTTCCGAGTTCAGATCATCCTCCCGGCCCGAGCCTGTGCGTTATCGCCAGGTGTCGATCGGCCATCCAGCCGTTGAAGTGCGCGAAGAGCAGGGCGTTCTGCACATGCGCTCCCTGGAACCGCTGGCTCCGCTGCCGGCGCGTTTGCTCGATCGCCTGGTGCACTGGGCGCAGGTACGGCCAGACCAGACGTTCATTGCCGCCCGCGAAGACAAGGGTGAGTGGCGTCACGTCAGCTATGCACAAATGCTCGACAGCGTGCGAGCCATCGCCCAAGGCCTGCTGGCGTATGGATTGTCGGCGGAAAAACCCTTGGCGTTGCTGTCGGGCAACGACATCGAGCACCTGCAGATGGCGTTGGGGGCCATGTACGCCGGTATTCCTTACTGCCCGGTTTCGCCGGCCTACTCGCTGTTGTCCCAGGATTTCGCCAAGCTGCGGCATGTCTGCGACGTGCTGCAGCCGGGGCTGGTGTTCGTCAGCGACGCGGCGCCGTTTGAGCGCGCGGTCAACGCCGTGTTGCGGGCGGAGATTCCATTGATCACCCTGCGCGGCGAGATGGCGGGGCGCGGACGGACAAGCTTCGCCAGCCTGCTGGCAGAGCCGGGCGGCATCGAAGCCGAGCGTGCCTTCGCCGCCACCGGCCCGGACAGTATTGCCAAGTTCCTGTTCACGTCGGGTTCCACCAAACTGCCCAAAGCGGTAATCACCACTCAGCGCATGCTTTGCGCCAACCAGCAGATGCTGTTGCAGACCTTTCCGGTGTTCGGCGAAGAGCCGCCGGTGCTGGTGGACTGGTTGCCGTGGAATCACACGTTCGGCGGCAGCCATAACGTCGGTATCGTGCTGTACAACGGTGGCACGTTCTATCTCGACGATGGCAAGCCCACCGTCCAGGGCTTCGCTGAAACCTTGCGCAACCTCAAGGAAATTTCCCCGACGGCCTACCTGACCGTGCCCAAGGGCTGGGAAGAGTTGGTCAGCGCCTTGGAACAGGATGCCGAGTTGCGCGAGCGCTTCTTCAAACGCATCAGCCTGTTTTTCTTCGCCGCGGCGGGCCTTTCGCAAAGCACCTGGGATCGACTCGACAAAGTGGCCGAACAGCATTGCGGCGAACGAATCCGCATGATGGCCGGCCTGGGGATGACCGAAGCATCGCCGTCCTGCACCTTCACCACCGGACCACTGTCGATGGCTGGCTACATCGGCTTGCCGGCGCCGGGTTGCGAAGTGAGGATGGTGCCGGTGGACGGCAAGTTCGAAGGACGCTTTCGCGGGCCGCACATCATGCCCGGCTACTGGCGATCGCCCGAGCAGACCGCCGAGGTGTTCGATCAGGACGGCTTCTATTGCTCGGGTGATGCCATCAAGCTCGCTGACCCCGCCAACCCACAGCTGGGGCTGATGTTCGATGGGCGGATTGCCGAGGATTTCAAACTGTCCTCCGGGGTGTTCGTCAGTGTCGGGCCGCTGCGCAACAGGGCGGTGCTGGAAGGCACGCCTTATGTGCAAGACCTGGTGGTGACGGCACCGGATCGTCCGTGCCTGGGCGCATTGGTACTGCCACGCCTGCACGAATGCCGGCGCCTGTCGGGCCTGGGGCCGAAGGCCAGTGACGCCGAGGTCCTGGCCAGCGCGCCGGTGCGCCAGTGGTTCGCCGATTGGCTGCGCCGCCTGAACCGCGAAGCCAACGGCAACGCCAGTCGCGTCGAATGGATCGCGCTGCTGGATGAACCCGCGTCCATCGACCGAGGAGAAATCACCGACAAGGGCTCGATCAATCAGCGGGCGGTGTTGCAATGGCGCGCGGCGAAGGTCGAGGCGCTGTACCGGGGCGAGGACCCGACGATCCTGCGCGCCGGACCGGTCGGCTGA
- a CDS encoding GntR family transcriptional regulator, which yields MSKPGQTVLVALRRMIASGELAAGERLMEVPTAQLFGVSRMPVRMAFRTLEQEGLLVRFGGRGFQVRSVSAEEIAGAVEVRGVLEGLAARQAAERGLSDEARRTLERCLVQGDELFAKGYVTEEDLEVYHDLNMRFHQVIVAGSHNPAIADALARNDHLPFASVTALAVDRQNMAGEFRRFNYAHMQHHSVFDALVSRQGARAEAIMREHANATLRYAEVFGSALADERMKVILRSE from the coding sequence ATGAGCAAGCCCGGCCAAACGGTCCTGGTCGCATTGCGTCGCATGATCGCCTCCGGCGAGCTGGCGGCGGGCGAGCGGCTGATGGAAGTTCCCACCGCGCAATTGTTCGGCGTCTCACGGATGCCGGTGCGCATGGCGTTTCGCACCCTGGAGCAGGAAGGGTTGCTGGTGCGTTTTGGCGGGCGCGGCTTCCAGGTACGTTCGGTCAGTGCCGAGGAAATCGCCGGAGCGGTGGAAGTGCGCGGCGTGCTCGAAGGGCTCGCCGCCCGGCAAGCGGCCGAGCGCGGTCTGTCCGACGAGGCCCGTCGCACGCTTGAACGGTGCCTGGTACAGGGCGACGAACTGTTCGCAAAAGGCTATGTGACCGAAGAGGACTTGGAGGTCTATCACGACCTCAACATGCGTTTTCATCAAGTCATCGTCGCAGGCAGCCACAACCCGGCCATCGCCGATGCCCTGGCGCGCAATGACCACCTGCCATTCGCCTCAGTGACCGCCCTGGCGGTGGATCGCCAGAACATGGCCGGCGAGTTCCGCCGCTTCAATTACGCCCACATGCAGCATCACTCGGTGTTCGACGCGCTCGTCAGCCGCCAGGGTGCCCGCGCCGAAGCGATCATGCGCGAGCATGCCAACGCGACGTTGCGTTACGCCGAGGTATTCGGCTCGGCGTTGGCGGATGAGCGGATGAAGGTGATCCTTCGGTCAGAATGA
- a CDS encoding PDR/VanB family oxidoreductase → MIEVQVAARRDEALDICSYELTSIDGQPLPPFRAGAHIDVHLPDGLIRQYSLCNHPEERHRYLIGVLKDPSSRGGSRGLHEQIQPGTRLLISEPRNLFALAPQARRSLLFAGGIGITPLLCMAEHLAQSGAAFALHYCARSRERAAFVERLQQSPYADRVFLHFDEQPTTALDAARVLACPGDDLHLYVCGPGGFMQHVLDTAKAQGWQEPNLHREYFAAAPTDTSADGSFSVKLARSGLVFEVPADRSVVQVLESHGVEVPISCEQGVCGTCLTRVLEGVPEHRDMFLTEAEQALNDQFTPCCSRSRTPLLVLDL, encoded by the coding sequence ATGATCGAAGTCCAAGTCGCCGCACGGCGCGATGAAGCCCTCGACATCTGCAGCTACGAGCTGACGAGTATCGATGGTCAGCCACTTCCGCCTTTCAGGGCGGGTGCCCATATCGATGTGCATTTGCCCGATGGGCTGATCCGCCAATATTCGCTGTGCAACCACCCGGAGGAACGGCATCGCTACCTCATCGGCGTGCTCAAGGATCCCTCGTCACGTGGCGGTTCACGCGGTTTGCATGAACAGATCCAGCCAGGAACCCGATTGCTGATCAGCGAACCGCGCAACCTGTTCGCCCTCGCCCCGCAGGCCCGACGCAGCCTGCTGTTTGCTGGAGGCATCGGCATCACGCCGCTCCTGTGCATGGCCGAGCACCTGGCCCAAAGCGGCGCCGCGTTCGCGTTGCATTACTGCGCGCGGTCCAGGGAGCGCGCGGCTTTTGTCGAGCGCTTGCAGCAGTCGCCTTATGCCGACCGGGTGTTCCTGCACTTCGATGAACAGCCCACCACGGCACTGGATGCCGCGCGGGTATTGGCTTGCCCCGGCGACGACCTGCACCTCTATGTATGTGGTCCAGGTGGTTTCATGCAGCACGTCCTCGACACCGCCAAGGCCCAAGGCTGGCAAGAGCCCAACCTGCACCGGGAATACTTCGCCGCCGCGCCGACGGACACCTCGGCCGATGGCAGCTTCTCGGTGAAACTGGCTCGCAGCGGCCTCGTGTTCGAGGTGCCGGCGGACCGCAGCGTGGTGCAGGTGCTGGAAAGCCATGGCGTCGAGGTGCCGATCTCATGCGAGCAAGGCGTCTGCGGCACCTGCCTGACCCGCGTGCTGGAAGGCGTGCCGGAACACCGTGACATGTTCCTGACCGAGGCCGAGCAGGCGCTCAATGATCAATTCACGCCGTGCTGTTCGAGGTCGCGGACGCCGTTGTTGGTGCTGGATCTCTAA
- a CDS encoding aromatic ring-hydroxylating oxygenase subunit alpha, whose product MYPKNTWYVACTPDEIADKPLGRQICGEKIVFYRGQEGKVAAVEDFCPHRGAPLSLGYVENGNLVCGYHGLVMGCDGKTVEMPGQRVRGFPCNKTFAVEQRHGFIWVWPGEQALADPSLIPYLEWAESAEWAYGGGLFHIHCDYRLMIDNLMDLTHETYVHASSIGQKEIDEAPPVTTVEGDEVVTARHMENIMPPPFWRMALRGNNLADDVPVDRWQICRFTPPSHVLIEVGVAHTGHGGYHAAPQFKASSIVVDFITPETETSIWYFWGMARHFQPQDDALTASIREGQGKIFSEDLEMLERQQRNLLDHPQRNLLKLNIDAGGVQSRRVLERWIAREREQQAALIATTQQPQHAEQRP is encoded by the coding sequence ATGTACCCAAAAAACACCTGGTACGTTGCCTGCACCCCCGATGAGATTGCCGATAAGCCACTGGGTCGGCAGATCTGCGGCGAGAAGATAGTCTTCTACCGAGGGCAGGAAGGCAAAGTTGCCGCTGTCGAAGACTTCTGCCCCCATCGGGGCGCCCCGCTCTCGCTGGGCTATGTAGAAAACGGCAATCTCGTCTGCGGCTACCATGGCCTGGTCATGGGGTGCGATGGCAAGACCGTCGAAATGCCCGGCCAGCGGGTACGTGGATTTCCTTGCAACAAGACCTTTGCCGTCGAGCAACGCCATGGGTTTATCTGGGTCTGGCCCGGTGAACAGGCGCTGGCGGACCCGTCGCTGATTCCTTATCTGGAATGGGCGGAAAGCGCTGAGTGGGCGTATGGCGGCGGCCTGTTCCATATCCACTGCGATTATCGCCTGATGATCGACAACCTGATGGACCTGACCCACGAGACCTATGTACACGCCTCGAGCATCGGCCAGAAGGAAATCGACGAGGCACCGCCGGTGACTACAGTGGAGGGTGATGAAGTGGTCACCGCCCGCCACATGGAAAACATCATGCCCCCGCCGTTCTGGCGCATGGCGCTGCGTGGCAACAACCTGGCCGACGATGTGCCGGTGGATCGCTGGCAGATCTGTCGCTTCACCCCGCCCAGCCATGTGCTGATCGAAGTCGGCGTGGCCCACACAGGCCATGGCGGTTATCACGCTGCGCCACAGTTCAAGGCATCCAGCATTGTGGTGGACTTCATCACGCCGGAAACCGAGACCTCCATCTGGTATTTCTGGGGCATGGCCCGGCACTTCCAGCCCCAGGACGACGCGTTGACCGCGAGCATTCGCGAAGGCCAGGGCAAGATTTTCAGCGAAGACCTGGAGATGCTCGAACGCCAGCAACGCAACCTGCTGGACCATCCGCAACGCAACTTGCTCAAGCTCAACATTGACGCCGGCGGCGTGCAGTCGCGTCGGGTCCTGGAACGCTGGATCGCCAGGGAGCGTGAGCAGCAGGCGGCGTTGATCGCCACGACGCAGCAGCCGCAACACGCGGAGCAACGGCCATGA
- a CDS encoding LysR substrate-binding domain-containing protein, with amino-acid sequence MNLRQLEAFRAVILGQTVTRAAEMLHISQPAATRLIASLEEDIGFSLFDRIKGRLQPTAEAMTLYQEVQRSLLGVERIARTAQDIRNLKRGSLHIACAPAMGLSFLPRAIAAFMAEHDQVQISLVVHSSREVVDLVVGQRCDLGLIVLPNTYPSPRAEKLLATRMLCALPAGHRLQDRQTIRPEDLQGERFISYPQSIGSRQHIDAIFAAHGVERELRLETQLSLPMCMFVEQGLGVALVDAISAVEYQGNGIVFRAFEPAIEMDFSMLLPIHGPPSKLQASFLEHTQRFIEAQVPTQYRF; translated from the coding sequence ATGAACCTTCGTCAACTGGAAGCCTTTCGCGCAGTGATCCTTGGCCAGACGGTGACCCGTGCCGCTGAAATGCTGCACATCTCCCAGCCCGCCGCGACCCGGCTGATCGCCAGCCTGGAGGAAGACATCGGCTTCAGCTTGTTCGACCGCATCAAGGGCCGATTGCAGCCCACCGCCGAGGCCATGACCCTGTATCAGGAAGTGCAACGTTCGCTGCTGGGCGTGGAGCGTATCGCGCGCACCGCCCAGGACATTCGCAACCTCAAGCGGGGTTCGCTGCACATCGCTTGCGCGCCGGCCATGGGCTTGTCGTTCCTGCCACGGGCGATCGCCGCGTTCATGGCCGAGCATGACCAGGTGCAAATTTCATTGGTCGTGCATTCCTCGCGAGAAGTCGTGGATCTGGTGGTGGGCCAGCGCTGCGACCTGGGCCTGATCGTCTTGCCGAACACCTACCCAAGCCCCCGCGCCGAAAAGCTGCTGGCGACACGCATGCTCTGTGCCTTGCCCGCCGGCCATCGCTTGCAGGACCGCCAGACGATCAGGCCGGAAGACTTGCAAGGCGAGCGGTTCATTTCCTACCCGCAATCCATCGGCTCGCGCCAGCACATCGACGCGATCTTCGCCGCCCATGGCGTGGAGCGTGAGCTGCGCCTGGAAACCCAGCTGTCCCTGCCGATGTGCATGTTCGTTGAACAGGGCTTGGGCGTGGCCCTGGTGGACGCCATCAGCGCCGTTGAATACCAAGGCAACGGCATCGTCTTCCGCGCCTTCGAACCGGCGATTGAGATGGACTTCAGCATGCTGCTGCCGATCCACGGACCGCCGTCGAAACTGCAGGCGAGCTTTCTTGAGCACACCCAGCGATTCATCGAGGCGCAGGTACCGACGCAATACCGGTTCTAG